Proteins from one Vicinamibacterales bacterium genomic window:
- a CDS encoding polysaccharide deacetylase — protein sequence MRRLLATSILAISAACAQPPTPAATEARPDPLPGTRLSVEQLKSQMFHVSAGKRLKGAWPNGARVAVGLSFDVDNASATLSTGNLDYEILSRGEYGAVDGLPRILRMLDRQQVPASFFIPAASAMLHPKMISDIQSAKSQHEIGVHGWIHERLPLLNNEREEQRLLDLSIETLTKMTGKRPVGYRAPSWKFSGWTMGQVKAAGFLYDSSLMASDDAYELLLDGAPTGVVELPIERILDDAPYFGSNADGSNPSVGDVYEVFQSEFDVAYEEGGLFLLTMHPHMTGHRSRTAMLEKLVQYIKGRPGVWFATHEQIARHVKPLIAAK from the coding sequence ATGCGCAGACTTCTCGCCACGTCGATTCTGGCCATCTCGGCCGCATGCGCACAGCCGCCGACGCCGGCGGCCACCGAAGCGCGCCCGGATCCCCTGCCCGGCACCAGGCTGTCGGTGGAGCAGCTCAAGAGCCAGATGTTCCACGTCAGCGCCGGCAAGCGGCTGAAAGGCGCGTGGCCCAATGGCGCGCGCGTGGCCGTGGGCCTGTCGTTCGATGTGGACAACGCCTCGGCGACCCTCTCGACCGGCAACCTGGACTACGAGATCCTCTCGCGCGGCGAGTACGGCGCCGTGGACGGCCTCCCGCGCATCCTGCGGATGCTCGATCGCCAGCAGGTGCCGGCGTCGTTCTTCATCCCGGCCGCCAGCGCCATGCTGCATCCCAAAATGATCTCCGACATCCAGTCGGCGAAGTCGCAGCACGAAATCGGTGTTCATGGGTGGATTCACGAGCGATTGCCGCTGCTGAACAACGAGAGGGAGGAACAGCGCCTGCTCGACCTGTCGATCGAGACGCTGACGAAGATGACCGGCAAGCGCCCTGTCGGCTACCGCGCGCCCTCGTGGAAGTTCAGCGGCTGGACCATGGGCCAGGTGAAGGCCGCCGGGTTCCTCTACGACAGCAGCCTGATGGCCAGCGACGACGCGTATGAACTGCTGCTGGATGGCGCGCCCACCGGCGTGGTGGAGTTGCCGATTGAGCGCATCCTGGACGACGCGCCGTACTTCGGCAGTAATGCCGACGGTTCGAATCCCTCCGTCGGCGACGTCTACGAGGTGTTCCAGTCGGAGTTCGACGTCGCCTATGAGGAAGGCGGGCTGTTCCTGCTGACCATGCATCCGCACATGACCGGTCACCGGTCTCGGACCGCAATGCTGGAGAAACTCGTCCAATACATCAAGGGCAGGCCCGGGGTGTGGTTCGCCACACACGAGCAGATCGCCCGGCATGTGAAGCCGCTGATTGCGGCGAAGTGA
- a CDS encoding tRNA-dihydrouridine synthase family protein, whose product MDLREVLTGAVVMAPMTKGSNLPYRRLCVELGARITISEMTVARRLKQRKKGEFALIRKFEGEPFFGVQLAGTNPEEMGWAAALVESRGVDLVDLNCGCPIDHFTHKGIGAALGRQPARIRRIVEAMKKAVTRVPVTVKLRLGWNDEMRNVLDQARAAVDGGADAIFVHGRTRNARYRFAADWDAIGTVVAAVPVPVVGNGDILFPHDIAEARARSGCAGVMSARGVLIKPWLFREATEGYLDLSGEERMAIYRRYVTLAKEHWGADAFGLERVTQFVRWHTDFWSRYVRQRPDGTFPGLQTREQDLNLRTPLEAFLARPDGAAHDYLTDCLVHDREVDVAGAPPPAPAESRDRELVETEG is encoded by the coding sequence CACGATCAGCGAGATGACGGTCGCGCGCCGCCTCAAGCAGCGCAAGAAGGGCGAATTCGCGCTGATTCGCAAGTTCGAGGGCGAGCCGTTCTTCGGCGTGCAGCTCGCCGGCACCAACCCGGAGGAGATGGGATGGGCGGCAGCGCTGGTCGAATCACGCGGTGTCGACCTCGTTGATCTCAACTGCGGCTGCCCCATCGATCACTTCACCCACAAGGGCATCGGCGCCGCGCTCGGGCGGCAGCCGGCGCGCATCCGCCGCATTGTCGAGGCCATGAAGAAGGCCGTCACCCGCGTCCCGGTGACCGTCAAGCTGCGGCTGGGATGGAACGACGAGATGCGCAACGTGCTGGACCAGGCCCGGGCCGCGGTGGACGGCGGCGCGGATGCGATCTTCGTGCACGGCCGCACGCGCAACGCGCGGTACCGGTTCGCCGCCGACTGGGATGCCATCGGCACCGTCGTCGCCGCCGTGCCGGTGCCGGTCGTGGGCAACGGCGACATTCTCTTTCCGCACGACATCGCCGAGGCGCGCGCGCGATCGGGCTGCGCGGGAGTGATGAGCGCGCGCGGAGTGCTGATCAAGCCGTGGCTGTTTCGCGAAGCCACCGAGGGCTACCTCGATCTGTCGGGAGAGGAGCGGATGGCGATCTACCGCCGGTATGTCACCCTCGCCAAGGAGCACTGGGGAGCGGATGCGTTCGGCCTCGAGCGCGTGACGCAATTCGTCCGCTGGCACACCGATTTCTGGTCCCGCTACGTGCGGCAGCGGCCCGATGGCACGTTCCCCGGCCTGCAGACCCGCGAGCAGGATCTGAACTTGCGGACGCCGCTCGAAGCGTTCCTGGCCCGCCCCGATGGCGCGGCGCACGACTACCTGACGGACTGCCTCGTGCACGACCGGGAAGTGGACGTGGCTGGCGCGCCCCCGCCCGCACCAGCGGAGTCGCGCGACCGCGAACTGGTCGAGACTGAGGGTTAA
- a CDS encoding S41 family peptidase: MTSLALTIALLCPLTAAAQTAPSNCSVTSQNLYVRDALNTYYYWYQFLPSSTAVNPASFSSPEAYLEAVRHRPIDNSYSYIQSAAANDAFYSDSQFIGFGFGNQVSGTEMRVLQVYDASPALEAGLSRGDRITHVNGQSVASLIAAGTIGSAFGASEIGVTSEIVFVNTAGEQRQARMTKRLVTIPTVSLTRVLDVDGRKVGYLFFRNFVRPSVAALDDAFAALRAAGATELVLDLRYNGGGLVDVATHLASLIGGSRTNGQVMMTYTHSDRAAVLNKTTRFEDPAQALNLQRLVAITTRASASASELVINALRPFIPVTVIGDTTYGKPVGQYGLTFCDKVLAAVSFTLRNANNEGDYFDGIAPTCAAPDDASHQLGDPAEGSLAEALTYIRTGSCSARAEGAARAMRAAAPPPRLTGWASLLNAQ, translated from the coding sequence ATGACCTCTCTGGCGCTCACTATCGCCCTGCTGTGTCCTTTGACGGCCGCAGCGCAGACCGCGCCCAGCAACTGCTCGGTGACGTCGCAGAACCTGTATGTTCGCGACGCGCTGAACACGTACTACTACTGGTACCAGTTCCTGCCCTCTTCCACTGCCGTCAACCCGGCGAGCTTCTCGTCGCCGGAGGCGTATCTCGAGGCCGTTCGTCACCGGCCGATCGACAACTCCTACAGCTACATCCAGTCGGCCGCCGCCAATGATGCGTTCTACAGCGACAGCCAGTTCATCGGCTTTGGCTTCGGCAACCAGGTAAGCGGCACCGAGATGCGCGTGCTGCAGGTCTACGACGCGAGTCCGGCACTCGAGGCCGGGCTGTCGCGCGGCGATCGCATTACGCACGTCAACGGGCAGAGCGTCGCGTCGCTGATCGCGGCCGGCACCATCGGGTCGGCGTTTGGCGCGAGTGAGATCGGGGTCACGTCCGAGATCGTGTTTGTCAACACCGCCGGCGAGCAGCGCCAGGCGCGGATGACCAAGCGCCTCGTCACCATTCCGACCGTGTCGCTGACGCGGGTGCTGGACGTGGACGGGCGGAAGGTCGGCTACCTGTTCTTCCGGAACTTCGTGCGCCCCTCTGTGGCCGCGCTCGATGACGCGTTTGCCGCGCTGCGCGCGGCGGGCGCCACCGAACTCGTGCTCGACCTGCGCTACAACGGCGGCGGCCTTGTTGACGTCGCCACGCACCTGGCCAGCCTGATCGGCGGGTCGCGCACCAACGGCCAGGTGATGATGACCTACACGCACAGCGACCGGGCGGCGGTGCTCAACAAGACCACCCGGTTCGAGGACCCCGCTCAGGCGCTGAACCTGCAGCGGCTGGTCGCCATCACCACCCGCGCCTCCGCCTCCGCAAGCGAGTTGGTGATCAACGCGCTCCGCCCGTTCATTCCGGTGACGGTAATCGGCGACACCACCTACGGCAAGCCGGTGGGCCAGTACGGCCTGACCTTCTGCGACAAGGTGCTCGCCGCAGTTTCGTTCACGCTGCGCAACGCGAACAACGAAGGTGATTACTTCGACGGCATCGCGCCGACGTGCGCCGCGCCGGATGACGCGTCCCACCAACTCGGGGACCCGGCCGAGGGCTCGCTGGCCGAGGCCCTGACCTACATTCGCACCGGCAGCTGCAGCGCCAGGGCCGAAGGCGCCGCCCGCGCCATGCGCGCTGCCGCGCCACCGCCGCGATTAACCGGGTGGGCGTCGCTCCTCAACGCTCAGTAG
- a CDS encoding amidohydrolase: MIRGVLTVVVILLFAPLSGAQLPQPPVPTVVLYNGKVITVDAAFSIAEAVAIAGERVMAVGTSAQMRAIAAPSTRMVDLRGQALMPGLMDNHLHGAGGGPGVDLSRARSIADVTNAIALRVTSAAPGEVLVSNSDWHEAQLREQRLPLRDDLDRIAPANPVILVRGGHEYILNSAALTRSGIDITTPEPAGGRITRYPDGRLNGELVDTAKALVTMPRPPLRTPNDQLADRVAEYRKLNAVGLTTVRHPGISVADYRMLEEIQKRGLLTMRVNALLRPAIGPAGAEPLISGIDPTDGDEWLRVGGVKLAVDGGFEGGLMREPYQEPWGENKAFRGLQTIDTERFIAAVMSLNRSDWRVATHAVGDAAIDLVLNAYEKANAEHSIAGRRWSIEHAFIGRADHLPRMKAMGLAISAQSHLYLAGPSLVKYWGAARAGLTTPVRMYLEAGLPVSSGTDAPVVPYPPLWTIYHFVTRDTITGGVLGTDQRISREQAIRLATINNAWLTMEEQDKGSIEPGKLADFVVLNEDPLTCPEPRLRDAQVTMTIVGGKTVFER; the protein is encoded by the coding sequence GTGATCCGAGGCGTCCTGACCGTTGTCGTCATCTTGCTGTTCGCGCCGCTTTCGGGCGCGCAACTGCCGCAACCTCCGGTGCCCACCGTGGTGCTCTACAACGGCAAGGTGATCACCGTGGACGCGGCCTTCTCGATCGCGGAGGCCGTGGCCATCGCGGGAGAGCGGGTGATGGCGGTTGGGACGAGCGCGCAAATGCGCGCGATCGCCGCGCCATCCACGCGCATGGTGGACCTGCGGGGGCAGGCCCTGATGCCCGGCCTGATGGACAACCACCTGCATGGCGCCGGTGGCGGCCCCGGCGTGGACCTGTCGCGGGCCCGGTCCATCGCCGACGTGACCAACGCTATCGCGTTGCGTGTGACATCAGCGGCGCCGGGCGAGGTGCTTGTTTCCAACAGCGACTGGCACGAGGCGCAGCTCAGGGAGCAGCGCTTGCCGCTGCGCGACGATCTCGACCGCATCGCGCCGGCGAATCCGGTGATCCTCGTTCGCGGCGGGCACGAGTACATCCTCAACTCCGCCGCGCTGACGCGATCGGGCATCGACATCACGACGCCGGAGCCAGCCGGAGGCCGCATCACGCGCTACCCCGACGGACGCCTGAACGGCGAGCTCGTGGACACGGCGAAGGCGCTGGTCACCATGCCGCGGCCGCCGCTGCGCACCCCGAACGATCAGCTCGCGGACCGCGTCGCGGAGTACAGGAAGCTCAACGCCGTCGGGCTCACCACGGTCCGCCACCCCGGCATTTCGGTGGCCGACTATCGGATGCTCGAGGAGATCCAGAAGCGCGGCCTGCTCACCATGCGCGTCAACGCCCTGCTCAGGCCGGCGATCGGACCGGCCGGCGCCGAACCGCTGATTTCCGGCATCGACCCCACCGACGGCGACGAGTGGCTGCGCGTCGGCGGCGTCAAGCTCGCCGTGGACGGCGGCTTCGAAGGCGGCCTCATGCGCGAGCCGTACCAAGAGCCGTGGGGTGAGAACAAGGCGTTCCGCGGCCTCCAGACCATCGATACCGAGCGCTTCATCGCCGCCGTCATGTCGCTCAATCGCAGCGACTGGCGCGTGGCCACACATGCCGTCGGCGATGCCGCCATCGACCTGGTGCTGAACGCGTATGAGAAGGCCAACGCCGAACACTCGATCGCGGGCAGGCGATGGTCGATCGAGCACGCGTTCATCGGCCGAGCCGACCACCTGCCGCGGATGAAGGCGATGGGCCTGGCCATCTCCGCGCAGAGCCACCTCTATCTCGCCGGCCCAAGCCTCGTGAAGTACTGGGGCGCGGCACGGGCCGGCCTCACCACGCCCGTCAGGATGTACCTCGAGGCGGGCCTGCCGGTGTCGTCGGGCACCGACGCGCCGGTGGTGCCCTATCCGCCGCTGTGGACGATCTACCACTTCGTGACGCGAGACACGATTACCGGCGGCGTGCTGGGCACCGATCAGCGCATCAGCCGCGAGCAGGCGATAAGGCTGGCCACGATCAACAACGCGTGGCTGACGATGGAAGAGCAGGACAAGGGATCGATCGAGCCGGGCAAGCTCGCCGACTTCGTGGTGCTCAACGAAGATCCGCTGACCTGTCCGGAACCACGGCTCCGCGACGCCCAGGTCACGATGACCATCGTCGGCGGCAAGACCGTGTTCGAAAGATAG
- a CDS encoding ATP-binding protein encodes MIADEAARLKALHAYHLLDTDPEQVFDDLTLLASQVCGTPIALITLVDENRQWFKSKVGIDIQETARNISFCAHAIQQPGLFVVPDTLTDGRFRDNPMVVNDPHIRFYAGASLLTRDGDPLGTICVIDSMPRTLTDGQRAALLALRRQAETQLELRRKLDELRVAIDGLEKLGGLLPYCSTCALNITIPADPAAMTTVSDGVTELLTSKGWPEDDVMKVELALQEGLANAIRHGCKGDPTKSVQCSVTFDVGGEVVIVIRDPGPGFNVSAVPNPLEGDNVLKPSGRGVFLINQLMDTVEFSDGGRRVLMRKRIEKDEPAK; translated from the coding sequence ATGATTGCTGACGAAGCGGCCAGGCTCAAGGCGCTGCACGCCTACCACCTGCTCGACACCGATCCCGAGCAGGTGTTCGACGACCTGACGCTGCTGGCGTCACAGGTCTGCGGCACGCCGATCGCACTGATCACCCTGGTTGACGAGAACCGGCAATGGTTCAAGTCCAAGGTTGGCATCGACATCCAGGAGACGGCGCGCAATATTTCGTTCTGCGCGCATGCCATTCAGCAGCCGGGACTGTTCGTCGTCCCAGACACGCTGACCGACGGGCGCTTCCGCGACAACCCCATGGTGGTCAACGACCCGCATATCCGCTTCTATGCGGGCGCGTCGTTGCTCACCCGTGATGGCGATCCGCTCGGCACCATCTGCGTGATCGACAGCATGCCGCGGACGCTGACCGACGGCCAGCGCGCCGCCCTCCTTGCGCTGCGCCGCCAGGCGGAGACGCAACTCGAGCTGCGGCGAAAGCTCGACGAGCTGCGCGTCGCCATCGACGGCCTCGAGAAGCTGGGCGGGCTGCTCCCCTACTGCTCCACCTGCGCGCTCAACATCACCATCCCCGCCGATCCGGCGGCCATGACCACCGTGAGCGACGGCGTCACCGAGCTCCTCACCAGCAAGGGCTGGCCGGAAGACGATGTCATGAAGGTGGAGCTGGCGCTGCAGGAAGGGCTGGCCAACGCCATCCGCCACGGCTGCAAGGGCGATCCGACCAAGAGCGTGCAGTGTTCGGTGACCTTCGACGTCGGCGGCGAGGTGGTCATCGTCATTCGCGATCCAGGCCCCGGCTTCAACGTCTCGGCCGTGCCCAATCCGCTGGAAGGCGACAACGTGCTCAAGCCGAGCGGCCGCGGCGTGTTCCTGATCAATCAGCTGATGGACACGGTGGAATTCTCGGACGGGGGGCGGCGGGTGCTAATGCGAAAGCGGATAGAGA